The Ascaphus truei isolate aAscTru1 chromosome 3, aAscTru1.hap1, whole genome shotgun sequence genome includes a region encoding these proteins:
- the TCEANC gene encoding transcription elongation factor A N-terminal and central domain-containing protein isoform X1: protein MADEPALFLLSNGADLPPGGMLAKKDIGMFTTRALQVESLLPERKYEDIAFHLTHFEVAEVTSEILQQTDIIRAVYRVLKSCPQGALKNKAKCLLSKWKALYRKDSIHAKNIEANCMRGDKEVYENLAMSPTKLEECSGQEMLAFESTSSLQSTNETQKQKTCIIDPNTQENYSNLSKPVTDYPGQKKVCADDSVLRTKCTDLLYRALTEPTECQDREEKAKNFANEIEENIYALHAGNDKKYRNCIRSKVSNLKNSKNPHLKEHIFSGALSTKAFAEMSVMEMANDELRKLRASYTEACVQEHQMPQGVDGVQTNKIKCRRCENFDCTVTMISRGTLFLPGWVRTGNPDEEMITFVICNECGEKWYHNRWVCL, encoded by the exons atggccgaTGAACCTGCACTGTTTCTTCTGAGCAACGGAGCTGATCTTCCCCCAGGAG GAATGTTGGCAAAAAAGGATATTGGGATGTTTACAACCAGAGCTTTACAAGTGGAGAGTCTTCTACCTGAAAGGAAATATGAAGACATTGCGTTCCACCTCACTCACTTTGAAGTAGCTGAGGTCACTTCAGAGATCCTGCAACAGACTGATATCATCAGAGCTGTTTACAGAGTTCTCAAGAGCTGTCCACAAGGAGCATTGAAAAATAAAGCAAAGTGTTTACTGTCCAAATGGAAAGCATTGTACAGAAAGGACAGTATTCATGCAAAGAACATCGAGGCCAATTGCATGAGAGGAGACAAAGAAGTGTATGAAAATTTAGCTATGAGCCCTACAAAACTGGAAGAATGTAGTGGACAAGAAATGTTAGCTTTTGAAAGTACAAGTAGCTTACAGTCCACTAATGAGACTCAGAAACAGAAAACCTGTATTATAGACCCAAACACACAAGAAAACTACAGTAACCTGTCCAAACCAGTCACAGATTATCCAGGTCAAAAGAAAGTGTGTGCTGACGACTCCGTTTTGAGAACTAAATGCACAGATCTTCTGTACAGGGCTTTGACAGAGCCTACAGAGTGCCAAGATAGAGAAGAGAAGGCCAAGAACTTTGCAAATGAGATTGAGGAGAACATCTATGCTCTGCATGCTGGAAATGACAAAAAGTACAGGAACTGCATCAGAAGCAAAGTCTCCAATCTCAAAAATTCCAAAAATCCACATCTGAAAGAGCACATTTTCTCTGGCGCCTTAAGCACTAAGGCATTCGCTGAGATGAGCGTAATGGAAATGGCCAATGACGAGCTAAGGAAACTTAGGGCTAGCTACACAGAGGCATGTGTTCAGGAGCACCAGATGCCCCAAGGTGTAGACGGAGTCCAgaccaataaaataaaatgtcgGCGATGTGAGAACTTTGACTGTACAGTGACCATGATTTCTAGAGGAACCCTTTTCCTCCCTGGTTGGGTGCGCACGGGAAACCCTGATGAAGAGATGATAACGTTTGTCATTTGTAATGAATGTGGGGAGAAATGGTACCACAACAGATGGGTCTGCTTGTGA
- the TCEANC gene encoding transcription elongation factor A N-terminal and central domain-containing protein isoform X2 has translation MQTALERSVEPRVFRGMLAKKDIGMFTTRALQVESLLPERKYEDIAFHLTHFEVAEVTSEILQQTDIIRAVYRVLKSCPQGALKNKAKCLLSKWKALYRKDSIHAKNIEANCMRGDKEVYENLAMSPTKLEECSGQEMLAFESTSSLQSTNETQKQKTCIIDPNTQENYSNLSKPVTDYPGQKKVCADDSVLRTKCTDLLYRALTEPTECQDREEKAKNFANEIEENIYALHAGNDKKYRNCIRSKVSNLKNSKNPHLKEHIFSGALSTKAFAEMSVMEMANDELRKLRASYTEACVQEHQMPQGVDGVQTNKIKCRRCENFDCTVTMISRGTLFLPGWVRTGNPDEEMITFVICNECGEKWYHNRWVCL, from the coding sequence GAATGTTGGCAAAAAAGGATATTGGGATGTTTACAACCAGAGCTTTACAAGTGGAGAGTCTTCTACCTGAAAGGAAATATGAAGACATTGCGTTCCACCTCACTCACTTTGAAGTAGCTGAGGTCACTTCAGAGATCCTGCAACAGACTGATATCATCAGAGCTGTTTACAGAGTTCTCAAGAGCTGTCCACAAGGAGCATTGAAAAATAAAGCAAAGTGTTTACTGTCCAAATGGAAAGCATTGTACAGAAAGGACAGTATTCATGCAAAGAACATCGAGGCCAATTGCATGAGAGGAGACAAAGAAGTGTATGAAAATTTAGCTATGAGCCCTACAAAACTGGAAGAATGTAGTGGACAAGAAATGTTAGCTTTTGAAAGTACAAGTAGCTTACAGTCCACTAATGAGACTCAGAAACAGAAAACCTGTATTATAGACCCAAACACACAAGAAAACTACAGTAACCTGTCCAAACCAGTCACAGATTATCCAGGTCAAAAGAAAGTGTGTGCTGACGACTCCGTTTTGAGAACTAAATGCACAGATCTTCTGTACAGGGCTTTGACAGAGCCTACAGAGTGCCAAGATAGAGAAGAGAAGGCCAAGAACTTTGCAAATGAGATTGAGGAGAACATCTATGCTCTGCATGCTGGAAATGACAAAAAGTACAGGAACTGCATCAGAAGCAAAGTCTCCAATCTCAAAAATTCCAAAAATCCACATCTGAAAGAGCACATTTTCTCTGGCGCCTTAAGCACTAAGGCATTCGCTGAGATGAGCGTAATGGAAATGGCCAATGACGAGCTAAGGAAACTTAGGGCTAGCTACACAGAGGCATGTGTTCAGGAGCACCAGATGCCCCAAGGTGTAGACGGAGTCCAgaccaataaaataaaatgtcgGCGATGTGAGAACTTTGACTGTACAGTGACCATGATTTCTAGAGGAACCCTTTTCCTCCCTGGTTGGGTGCGCACGGGAAACCCTGATGAAGAGATGATAACGTTTGTCATTTGTAATGAATGTGGGGAGAAATGGTACCACAACAGATGGGTCTGCTTGTGA